From Micrococcus porci, one genomic window encodes:
- a CDS encoding amidohydrolase — protein MQLDLIVENARLITGDPARPSASRLGVWRGVVVGVDEELDGLAAGERLDARGRTVLAGFNDAHAHSVWFGQSRLDVDLEGARTAEEVHRRVRARAAELDPGAWVTCTGFDPGHLTGPQPDRDSLDAAASGRPVLIRHNTGHAVTVSGAVLVLAGVGEQVLQQPEGGRILTDAAGRPTGLLEETAMSLATRLLQPESHEHIGACLARASQEYAAEGITSVTDAGVAGGWIGHSPLEFGAYQRARDAGLLRTRFQTMVTLDALRPVDGHPDDGTHLTLDAGVRTGVGDEWLQIGPAKVFTDGSMLGQTAAMTEDYCGHGHGRGYLQQDAGEMRRACLGAAAAGWALALHAIGDAALDFALDVIAEARGRFGRPVMPHRVEHGGVVRDDQVARMAELEVVMATQPNFISAFGGSVRERIGPERAALSYPAGRLLRAGLVLPGSSDRPVAGGRPLEVIQDFVLRRTETGEQYGPDAERLTVAEALHAYTVGSAEATGWGGRKGRLAAGQLADFTVLSEDPRAVPSDQIAAIDVVATAVGGEFVHGGL, from the coding sequence ATGCAGCTCGACCTGATCGTGGAGAACGCCCGCCTCATCACCGGCGACCCCGCCCGGCCGTCGGCCTCGCGGCTGGGGGTGTGGCGGGGCGTCGTCGTCGGGGTGGACGAGGAGCTGGACGGCCTCGCAGCGGGCGAACGCCTCGACGCGCGGGGGCGCACCGTCCTCGCCGGGTTCAACGACGCCCACGCGCACAGCGTCTGGTTCGGCCAGTCCCGGCTGGACGTGGACCTCGAGGGTGCGCGCACCGCGGAGGAGGTCCACCGCCGGGTCCGCGCCCGCGCCGCCGAGCTCGACCCCGGCGCCTGGGTGACGTGCACCGGCTTCGACCCCGGCCACCTCACCGGACCCCAGCCGGACCGGGACAGCCTCGACGCCGCCGCCTCCGGGCGCCCCGTGCTCATCCGCCACAACACGGGCCACGCCGTCACGGTGTCCGGGGCGGTGCTGGTCCTGGCCGGTGTGGGGGAGCAGGTGCTGCAGCAGCCCGAGGGCGGGCGGATCCTCACGGACGCCGCCGGCCGCCCCACCGGCCTGTTGGAGGAGACCGCCATGAGCCTGGCGACCCGGCTGCTGCAGCCGGAGTCCCACGAGCACATCGGTGCGTGCCTGGCGCGGGCCTCGCAGGAGTACGCGGCCGAGGGCATCACCTCGGTGACGGACGCGGGGGTGGCCGGCGGGTGGATCGGGCACAGCCCGCTCGAGTTCGGGGCGTATCAGCGCGCCCGGGACGCGGGGCTGCTGCGCACCCGATTCCAGACGATGGTCACCCTGGACGCGCTGCGCCCGGTGGACGGCCATCCCGACGACGGCACGCACCTCACCCTCGACGCCGGCGTGCGCACGGGGGTGGGCGACGAGTGGCTGCAGATCGGGCCGGCGAAGGTGTTCACGGACGGGTCGATGCTGGGCCAGACAGCCGCGATGACCGAGGACTACTGCGGCCACGGCCACGGCCGCGGCTACCTGCAGCAGGACGCGGGGGAGATGCGCCGGGCGTGCCTCGGTGCGGCGGCCGCCGGCTGGGCGCTGGCCCTGCACGCGATCGGCGACGCCGCCCTCGACTTTGCGCTCGACGTGATCGCCGAGGCGCGGGGCCGGTTCGGCCGCCCCGTGATGCCGCACCGCGTGGAGCACGGCGGGGTGGTCCGCGACGATCAGGTGGCCCGCATGGCCGAGCTGGAGGTCGTGATGGCCACCCAGCCGAACTTCATCAGCGCGTTCGGCGGGTCGGTGCGGGAGCGGATCGGGCCGGAGCGGGCCGCGCTGTCGTACCCGGCCGGGCGGCTGCTGCGCGCGGGCCTGGTGCTGCCGGGCAGCTCGGACCGCCCCGTGGCCGGCGGCCGCCCGCTGGAGGTCATCCAGGACTTCGTGCTGCGCCGCACCGAGACCGGCGAGCAGTATGGCCCGGACGCGGAGCGGCTGACGGTGGCCGAGGCCCTGCACGCCTACACCGTCGGCTCCGCCGAGGCGACCGGCTGGGGCGGGCGCAAGGGACGGCTCGCCGCGGGCCAGCTGGCGGACTTCACGGTGCTCAGCGAGGACCCGCGCGCGGTGCCGAGCGACCAGATCGCGGCGATCGACGTCGTCGCCACCGCCGTGGGCGGGGAGTTCGTGCACGGCGGGCTGTGA
- a CDS encoding LysE family translocator — MTLTVALLSFALLALLITLTPGLDTALVLRYAGRQGSGAAFAASAGICAGLFVWAVAAALGVSALLAASELAYTALRWIGAAYMVYLGVRMLIAAVRGTSGDHDGDAAPALVRRGQAFRTGFTVNLLNPKVGAFYVALIPQFMVPGVAPAVMGVLLAVVHIAVCLAWFVLLIALVGVVSGWLRRPAVQRGMDGVVGTALVGFGARLALAKA, encoded by the coding sequence ATGACCCTCACCGTGGCGCTGCTCTCCTTCGCGCTCCTGGCCCTGCTGATCACGCTCACGCCCGGCCTGGACACCGCCCTGGTGCTGCGGTACGCCGGCCGTCAGGGCTCCGGGGCCGCGTTCGCCGCGAGCGCCGGCATCTGCGCCGGCCTGTTCGTGTGGGCGGTCGCGGCCGCCCTCGGGGTCAGCGCCCTGCTGGCCGCGTCCGAGCTCGCGTACACCGCGCTGCGCTGGATCGGCGCCGCCTACATGGTCTATCTCGGCGTGCGCATGCTGATCGCGGCGGTCCGGGGCACGTCCGGGGACCACGACGGCGACGCCGCCCCCGCCCTCGTCCGCCGCGGCCAGGCCTTCCGCACCGGCTTCACCGTGAACCTGCTGAACCCGAAGGTCGGCGCGTTCTACGTGGCGCTGATCCCGCAGTTCATGGTCCCCGGTGTGGCCCCCGCGGTGATGGGCGTGCTCCTGGCGGTCGTGCACATCGCGGTCTGCCTCGCCTGGTTCGTCTTGCTGATCGCGTTGGTGGGCGTGGTGAGCGGCTGGCTGCGACGCCCGGCCGTGCAGCGCGGGATGGACGGCGTGGTCGGCACCGCCCTCGTGGGCTTCGGCGCCCGCCTGGCGCTCGCCAAGGCCTGA
- a CDS encoding PhzF family phenazine biosynthesis protein: MTESHAPFPDSSPARPRRFLEVDVFATGPLTGNPLAVVVDAEGLTDGQMQAVAAWTGFSETTFLLPPTDPAADYRVRIFTPREEFDFAGHPTLGTALAWLHTGGTPRTPGRGGGSTALVQECGAGLVPVTLAGDGLLAFATPPLRRSGPLGEEDVRAIAAGLRIDRDAILDHGWGDNGPGWQLVRVADAEAVRALEPRGHEELKVGVVGLEPEGAETAYEVRAFAYGGEDPVTGSLNGALAQWLRGAGLVPPRYAAAQGSQVGRRGRIHVHDDGARIWVGGRAAVLVDGTLTL, from the coding sequence ATGACCGAGTCGCACGCACCCTTTCCCGACAGCTCCCCCGCCCGCCCGCGCCGTTTCCTCGAGGTGGACGTGTTCGCCACCGGGCCGCTCACGGGCAATCCGCTGGCCGTCGTCGTGGACGCCGAGGGCCTCACGGACGGGCAGATGCAGGCGGTGGCCGCGTGGACCGGCTTCTCCGAGACCACGTTCCTGCTGCCGCCCACGGACCCCGCCGCGGATTACCGCGTGCGCATCTTCACCCCGCGCGAGGAGTTCGACTTCGCCGGGCACCCCACCCTCGGCACCGCCCTGGCCTGGCTGCACACCGGGGGCACGCCGCGCACCCCGGGGCGGGGCGGTGGCTCGACGGCGCTGGTGCAGGAGTGCGGCGCGGGTCTCGTCCCCGTCACCCTGGCCGGCGACGGCCTCCTCGCCTTCGCCACGCCGCCGCTCCGCCGCTCCGGGCCGCTGGGTGAGGAGGACGTCCGAGCGATCGCGGCGGGTCTGCGCATCGACCGGGATGCGATCCTCGACCACGGGTGGGGTGACAACGGCCCGGGCTGGCAGCTCGTCCGGGTGGCCGACGCCGAGGCCGTGCGCGCCCTGGAGCCGCGCGGGCACGAGGAGCTGAAGGTCGGCGTCGTCGGGCTGGAGCCCGAGGGCGCGGAGACCGCCTACGAGGTGCGGGCGTTCGCGTACGGCGGTGAGGACCCGGTGACCGGCAGCCTCAACGGCGCGCTGGCGCAGTGGTTGCGCGGGGCCGGACTGGTGCCGCCGCGGTACGCGGCCGCGCAGGGCTCGCAGGTGGGGCGGCGCGGGCGGATCCACGTGCACGACGACGGCGCGCGCATCTGGGTGGGCGGGCGCGCGGCCGTGCTGGTGGACGGGACGCTCACGCTCTGA
- a CDS encoding ArsR/SmtB family transcription factor, with translation MTSSDDDTVLLALSHPGRRALLDALHERDGQSVTDLGQALPELGRHAVLKHLGVLEDTGLVTSHKAGRTRLCYLNAAPLVALAQRWLDDYALGWGQALNRLKSTSERRPEAMTTAAPLHRQAIVIDATPERVWTALTQECSSWFFATTLNSSLEPGSDYTYTYPDGRRAAEGTIIAADPGQRLEMTFSPTWDDAVTPEAPFRLVWSLAAQGGATLLTVEHYELDPSTETARQVGPGSLFLISNIKTWIETGKPMHD, from the coding sequence GTGACCTCTTCTGACGACGACACGGTCCTCCTGGCCCTGTCCCATCCGGGCAGGCGGGCGCTGCTCGATGCCCTGCACGAGCGCGACGGCCAGAGCGTGACCGATCTTGGACAGGCCCTGCCCGAACTGGGTCGTCATGCAGTGCTGAAGCACCTCGGCGTCCTGGAGGACACCGGTCTGGTCACGTCCCACAAGGCAGGGCGAACCCGCCTCTGCTACCTCAACGCCGCCCCCCTGGTCGCCTTGGCGCAACGCTGGCTCGACGACTACGCCCTCGGCTGGGGGCAGGCACTGAACCGCCTCAAGAGCACGTCCGAACGGAGACCGGAAGCCATGACCACCGCCGCGCCCCTGCACCGCCAGGCCATCGTCATCGACGCCACGCCCGAACGCGTCTGGACCGCCCTCACCCAGGAATGCTCCTCCTGGTTCTTCGCCACCACGCTCAACTCATCGCTGGAACCGGGCAGCGACTACACCTACACCTACCCCGACGGACGACGGGCCGCTGAGGGCACGATCATCGCCGCCGACCCCGGTCAGCGCCTCGAGATGACCTTCTCGCCGACCTGGGACGACGCGGTGACGCCGGAAGCCCCGTTCCGCCTCGTGTGGTCGCTCGCTGCCCAGGGCGGGGCCACCCTGCTCACTGTCGAGCACTACGAGCTCGACCCATCCACCGAAACGGCGCGACAGGTCGGGCCCGGCAGCCTGTTCCTCATCTCCAACATCAAGACCTGGATTGAGACAGGCAAGCCCATGCACGACTGA
- a CDS encoding GyrI-like domain-containing protein: MRIEPSDLPAGSLGVAKHTGTYELLSEAWPAFLDALRENGHEPGGLCWEAYDTPPTPDTDPETLVTGLAVPVRPAA, translated from the coding sequence GTGCGGATCGAGCCGTCGGACCTCCCGGCGGGCAGCCTCGGCGTCGCGAAGCACACGGGCACCTACGAGCTCCTCTCCGAGGCCTGGCCCGCATTCCTGGACGCCCTCCGCGAGAACGGCCACGAGCCCGGCGGCCTCTGCTGGGAGGCCTACGACACCCCGCCCACCCCGGACACCGACCCGGAGACCCTCGTCACCGGGCTCGCCGTGCCGGTCCGGCCGGCGGCCTGA
- a CDS encoding DedA family protein has protein sequence MPVLTNILDAASILHSLGPWTLGGIGSMVFIESGVLFPFLPGDSLLVTAAALHVELGIALWAIILVAGLAAILGDQVGFYLGHRYGRRLFKDDARVLKTERLAQAEAFFERRGPLALVLGRFVPIVRTYVPVAAGTAGMPYRSFVGWNIGGAVAWVCSMVAVGALLGQIPGITKSIDGIMILIIVISVAPIAIQALRARRKARRDAVMTEGQPVA, from the coding sequence ATGCCAGTGCTGACGAACATCCTCGACGCCGCCTCCATCCTGCACTCGCTCGGCCCCTGGACGCTCGGCGGCATCGGCTCGATGGTGTTCATCGAGTCCGGCGTGCTGTTCCCGTTCCTGCCCGGCGACTCCCTCCTGGTCACCGCCGCGGCCCTGCACGTGGAGCTGGGCATCGCCCTGTGGGCGATCATCCTCGTGGCCGGCCTCGCCGCCATCCTCGGCGACCAGGTGGGCTTCTACCTCGGCCACAGGTACGGGCGCCGGCTCTTCAAGGACGACGCGCGGGTGCTCAAGACCGAGCGCCTCGCCCAGGCGGAGGCCTTCTTCGAGCGCCGCGGCCCGCTGGCCCTCGTGCTCGGCCGCTTCGTGCCCATCGTCCGCACCTACGTGCCGGTGGCCGCGGGCACCGCGGGCATGCCCTACCGCTCCTTCGTGGGCTGGAACATCGGCGGCGCGGTCGCGTGGGTCTGCTCGATGGTGGCCGTGGGCGCCCTGCTCGGCCAGATCCCGGGCATCACGAAGTCCATCGACGGGATCATGATCCTGATCATCGTCATCTCGGTGGCCCCGATCGCGATCCAGGCCCTGCGCGCCCGCCGCAAGGCCCGCCGCGACGCCGTCATGACCGAGGGGCAACCGGTCGCCTGA
- a CDS encoding sensor histidine kinase, with the protein MSPTPALRGRPAPGPDAALVARAARRIGLRTALACAALVLGGAGVFFGYLWWQIAHPGVDPRDADATVTVQLDLVDLATAAILAGAAAVLITGFASLWFSRSAVQPLADALRRQREFVSNASHELRTPLTVLSARTQVLQARVPAGDPLEPLADELRRDTDVMAGVVEDMLSTARLDSAPEGMCDAGEVAAAACADLSLVGAEERGVRLRADLPSLPVALPEAALRRMLAALLDNALGFAPPGTEVTVSGERVRGVVELRVADRGAGIQGVEPDHVFDRFARGRPAAVPGSGPGAVPRSSHGIGLALVRETAHRYRGEVRVESTGPEGTVMLLTLPAAQEAR; encoded by the coding sequence GTGAGCCCGACCCCCGCCCTCCGCGGCCGCCCCGCGCCCGGCCCCGACGCCGCCCTCGTGGCCCGCGCCGCGCGCCGGATCGGTCTGCGGACGGCCCTGGCGTGCGCCGCGCTGGTCCTCGGCGGGGCGGGCGTCTTCTTCGGCTACCTCTGGTGGCAGATCGCCCACCCGGGCGTAGACCCCCGGGACGCCGACGCCACCGTCACGGTCCAGCTGGACCTCGTGGACCTGGCCACCGCGGCCATCCTGGCGGGCGCCGCCGCCGTGCTCATCACCGGGTTCGCGAGCCTGTGGTTCTCCCGGAGCGCCGTGCAGCCGCTCGCGGACGCCCTGCGCCGCCAGCGGGAGTTCGTCTCCAACGCCAGCCATGAGCTGCGCACCCCGCTGACCGTGCTGAGCGCGCGCACCCAGGTCCTGCAGGCCCGCGTCCCCGCGGGGGACCCGCTGGAACCCCTCGCGGACGAGCTGCGCCGGGACACCGACGTCATGGCCGGGGTGGTCGAGGACATGCTCAGCACCGCCCGCCTGGACTCCGCGCCGGAGGGCATGTGCGACGCCGGCGAGGTCGCCGCCGCCGCGTGCGCGGACCTGAGTCTCGTGGGCGCCGAGGAGCGCGGGGTGCGGCTGCGCGCGGACCTGCCCTCCCTGCCGGTCGCCCTCCCGGAGGCGGCCCTGCGCCGCATGCTGGCGGCCCTCCTGGACAACGCCCTGGGCTTCGCCCCGCCGGGCACCGAGGTGACGGTCTCCGGGGAGCGGGTCCGCGGCGTCGTCGAGCTGCGGGTGGCGGACCGAGGAGCGGGCATCCAGGGCGTGGAGCCGGACCACGTGTTCGACCGGTTCGCGCGCGGCAGGCCCGCCGCCGTGCCGGGCTCGGGGCCGGGGGCGGTGCCGCGGTCCTCCCACGGGATCGGCCTGGCGCTCGTGCGGGAGACCGCCCATCGCTACCGGGGCGAGGTGCGCGTGGAGTCCACGGGTCCGGAGGGGACCGTGATGCTGTTGACCCTGCCCGCCGCGCAGGAGGCGCGATGA
- a CDS encoding response regulator transcription factor encodes MTGPDLLLIEDDDRLGPLLRDLLSLDWEVTWSPTLAAARAELDRRLFAVLVVDRGLPDGDGVDLVRELRARGVAVPALLLTAYGELEDRVHGLDAGANDYLVKPFEVAELQARLRALTRDYSGRGAGVEIGSWMFYPDNRTVESPYTGRILLTEKESALLAVLASAPDTAFTRAHLLSAVFEHGEQEGTVDTYVHYLRRKTDRSLVETVRGVGYRLGTPT; translated from the coding sequence ATGACGGGCCCCGACCTGCTGCTGATCGAGGACGACGACCGCCTCGGCCCCCTGCTGCGCGACCTGCTCTCCCTGGACTGGGAGGTGACCTGGTCGCCCACCCTGGCGGCGGCCCGGGCCGAGCTGGACCGCCGGCTGTTCGCCGTCCTGGTGGTGGACCGCGGCCTGCCCGACGGCGACGGCGTCGACCTGGTCCGCGAGCTGCGCGCTCGCGGCGTGGCCGTCCCGGCCCTGCTGCTCACCGCCTACGGCGAGCTCGAGGACCGCGTGCACGGCCTCGACGCCGGCGCCAACGACTACCTCGTCAAGCCGTTCGAGGTGGCCGAGCTGCAGGCCCGGCTGCGCGCCTTGACCCGCGACTACTCGGGCCGCGGGGCGGGCGTGGAGATCGGCTCGTGGATGTTCTACCCGGACAACCGCACGGTGGAGTCGCCCTACACCGGGCGGATCCTGCTCACGGAGAAGGAGTCCGCCCTGTTGGCCGTGCTCGCCTCCGCCCCGGACACCGCGTTCACCCGGGCCCACCTGCTCAGCGCCGTGTTCGAGCACGGCGAGCAGGAGGGCACCGTGGACACCTACGTCCACTACCTGCGTCGCAAGACGGACCGATCCCTCGTGGAGACCGTCCGCGGGGTCGGCTACCGCCTCGGCACCCCGACCTGA
- a CDS encoding phosphatase PAP2 family protein, whose protein sequence is MATALLPPNSPSHPLRRAPGGRPALAPVRIVAAFLAAVLVVGGGLALIPVTADLPVTRAFNDWNTGAVGVLSNALYQALEPAFAVVLALAVASLVALRRGDLALGVRLGLAVALAWLPVGAVKLLVHRPRPAAAALPHPTAVPAVDWTFPSGHVAFVAAMAFMLVLASRTSGQRAARAVLGVVAVAVMVATVLVLGVHYPTDVLASLAWVLLAGPLMWQLAGLVAGPLRRLTDRRGAHRA, encoded by the coding sequence ATGGCCACCGCCCTCCTCCCCCCGAACAGCCCGTCCCACCCCCTCCGCCGCGCTCCCGGCGGACGCCCCGCGCTCGCCCCGGTGCGCATCGTGGCGGCGTTCCTCGCCGCGGTGCTCGTGGTGGGCGGCGGACTGGCGCTCATCCCCGTCACGGCCGACCTGCCGGTGACCCGCGCGTTCAACGACTGGAACACCGGCGCGGTGGGTGTGCTCAGCAACGCCCTGTACCAGGCGCTGGAACCGGCGTTCGCGGTGGTCCTCGCCCTGGCGGTGGCGAGCCTGGTGGCCCTCCGGCGCGGGGACCTGGCGCTGGGCGTGCGCCTCGGCCTGGCCGTGGCGCTCGCCTGGCTGCCGGTGGGGGCAGTGAAGCTGCTCGTGCACCGCCCCCGCCCCGCGGCCGCCGCCCTGCCGCACCCCACGGCGGTGCCCGCCGTCGACTGGACCTTCCCCAGCGGCCACGTCGCCTTCGTGGCGGCCATGGCCTTCATGCTGGTCCTCGCGTCCCGCACCTCCGGTCAGCGCGCGGCTCGCGCGGTGCTCGGCGTGGTGGCCGTGGCGGTGATGGTGGCAACCGTCCTGGTGCTCGGCGTGCACTACCCCACGGACGTGCTCGCCTCCCTGGCGTGGGTCCTGCTGGCCGGCCCGCTCATGTGGCAGCTGGCCGGGCTCGTGGCCGGGCCCCTGCGCCGCCTGACGGACCGCCGGGGGGCGCACCGCGCCTGA
- a CDS encoding SDR family oxidoreductase — MANDDTNTTTTDQLTLQDPTKRYPVISPPEQSLPGTGLDAEMTPKADLGEKSYRGTGRLEGRKALITGGDSGIGAATAIAFAREGADVVLTYLPEEEKDAQHVKEVIEAEGRKAVTVSGDLRDKQFCKDLVERAVQELGGLDILVNNGGKQVAQEEFEQIDDEQLEATFDINILAQFRLVRAALPHLKPGSTIINTTSVVAYMAPEQLVDYSSTKAAINTFTKALGQQLAPKGIRVNAVAPGPIWTPLQPSGGQKPEALPEFGQSTPLGRAGQPTELAPAYVFLASPESSYVVGATIPVTGGMPTP, encoded by the coding sequence GTGGCGAACGACGACACCAACACCACCACCACCGACCAGCTCACCCTGCAGGACCCCACGAAGCGCTACCCCGTGATCAGCCCGCCCGAGCAGTCCCTGCCCGGCACCGGCCTGGACGCCGAGATGACCCCGAAGGCCGACCTGGGTGAGAAGTCCTACCGCGGCACCGGCCGTCTCGAGGGCCGCAAGGCGCTCATCACCGGCGGCGACTCCGGCATCGGCGCGGCCACCGCGATCGCGTTCGCGCGCGAGGGCGCCGACGTGGTGCTGACCTACCTGCCGGAGGAGGAGAAGGACGCGCAGCACGTCAAGGAGGTCATCGAGGCGGAGGGCCGCAAGGCCGTGACCGTCTCCGGCGACCTGCGGGACAAGCAGTTCTGCAAGGACCTCGTGGAGCGCGCCGTGCAGGAGCTCGGCGGCCTCGACATCCTCGTGAACAACGGCGGCAAGCAGGTCGCCCAGGAGGAGTTCGAGCAGATCGACGACGAGCAGCTCGAGGCGACCTTCGACATCAACATCCTGGCCCAGTTCCGCCTGGTCCGCGCCGCCCTGCCGCACCTGAAGCCGGGCTCCACGATCATCAACACCACCTCCGTGGTCGCCTACATGGCCCCGGAGCAGCTGGTGGACTACTCCTCCACCAAGGCCGCCATCAACACCTTCACCAAGGCCCTCGGCCAGCAGCTGGCCCCGAAGGGCATCCGCGTGAACGCCGTGGCGCCCGGTCCGATCTGGACCCCGCTGCAGCCCTCCGGCGGCCAGAAGCCGGAGGCCCTGCCGGAGTTCGGCCAGTCCACCCCGCTGGGTCGCGCCGGGCAGCCCACCGAGCTCGCCCCGGCGTACGTGTTCCTGGCCTCGCCGGAGTCCTCCTATGTGGTGGGCGCGACCATCCCGGTGACCGGCGGCATGCCGACGCCGTGA
- a CDS encoding VOC family protein, which translates to MSLRLSHTTWDALDPYAVAEFWRELMGWDVAEPDSYAPGSDECYLATAEGYTVLFYRVPDAKRVKNRAHMDLMTAGTTRDEEVERALGLGASMVDDRRGDLGWAVLADPEGNEFCILDTGD; encoded by the coding sequence ATGAGCCTGCGCCTGTCCCACACCACCTGGGACGCCCTGGACCCCTACGCCGTCGCTGAGTTCTGGCGCGAGCTGATGGGCTGGGACGTCGCCGAGCCCGACTCCTACGCCCCCGGATCCGACGAGTGCTACCTGGCCACGGCCGAGGGGTACACGGTGCTCTTCTACCGGGTGCCGGACGCCAAGCGCGTGAAGAACCGCGCCCACATGGACCTCATGACGGCAGGCACCACGCGGGACGAGGAGGTCGAGCGTGCCCTGGGCCTCGGCGCGAGCATGGTGGACGACCGCCGCGGCGATCTCGGCTGGGCCGTGCTGGCCGACCCCGAGGGCAACGAGTTCTGCATCCTCGACACCGGGGACTGA
- a CDS encoding ABC transporter ATP-binding protein, producing MIRFEHVGKVFDDGTAAVEDFSLEVPSHTTTVLLGSSGCGKTTLLQMVNRMVDPTSGRVWIDDADVASVDPVRLRRRIGYVMQQAGLLPHRTVLDNVLTVPRLTGRVSAADRSRAHELLELVGLPADAARRRPDQLSGGQRQRVGVARALASDPDILLMDEPFSAVDPVVRAELQAELLRIQRELAKTVLFVTHDVDEAVLLGDEVLVLRTGAQVAQRGRGEEILLHPADGFVDRFVGGDRRRLHVEERAGTATVVDAAGRVAGLLETP from the coding sequence ATGATCCGCTTCGAGCACGTGGGCAAGGTCTTCGACGACGGCACCGCCGCCGTGGAGGACTTCAGCCTGGAGGTGCCCTCGCACACCACCACGGTGCTGCTGGGCTCCTCGGGCTGCGGGAAGACCACGCTGCTGCAGATGGTCAACCGCATGGTGGACCCCACCTCGGGCCGGGTGTGGATCGACGACGCCGACGTCGCCTCCGTGGACCCGGTGCGCCTGCGCCGCCGGATCGGCTACGTGATGCAGCAGGCGGGCCTGCTGCCCCACCGCACCGTGCTGGACAACGTCCTCACCGTCCCGCGTCTCACGGGCCGGGTCTCCGCCGCGGATCGCTCCCGGGCGCACGAGCTGCTCGAGCTGGTGGGCCTGCCCGCAGACGCGGCCCGGCGGCGCCCGGACCAGCTCTCCGGCGGCCAGCGCCAGCGCGTGGGCGTGGCCCGCGCCCTGGCCTCGGACCCAGACATCCTCCTCATGGACGAGCCGTTCTCCGCCGTGGACCCCGTGGTCCGGGCCGAGCTGCAGGCCGAGCTGCTGCGGATCCAGCGGGAGCTCGCGAAGACCGTCCTGTTCGTCACCCACGACGTCGACGAGGCCGTCCTCCTCGGGGACGAGGTCCTCGTGCTGCGCACGGGTGCGCAGGTGGCCCAGCGGGGCCGCGGGGAGGAGATCCTGCTGCACCCGGCGGACGGGTTCGTCGACCGGTTCGTGGGCGGGGACCGGCGTCGCCTGCACGTGGAGGAGCGCGCCGGCACGGCCACCGTGGTGGACGCCGCCGGCCGCGTGGCCGGTCTCCTGGAGACGCCATGA
- a CDS encoding ABC transporter permease encodes MTWIAENLDLILDLTLRHVALAVPAILLSVLIAVPLGRAANVSRWGRRLAVGGSSLLYAIPSLAVFVILPGLIGTRILDPLNVVIALTLYGAALLTRSASEAFDALDPDVLHAATAQGHSPSQRFWGVELPLAGESLLAGTRVVSASTLSLVSVGALIGVPSLGTLFTEGYARAFLTEILVGIAGTVLLAVLFDAALVALAAALMPWTRRGRRTVPAPEDARHDAALTDAVTDPVTAPAEGVTR; translated from the coding sequence ATGACCTGGATCGCGGAGAACCTGGACCTGATCCTGGACCTGACCCTGCGGCACGTCGCACTCGCGGTGCCCGCGATCCTGCTCAGCGTGCTGATCGCCGTGCCCCTGGGCCGGGCCGCGAACGTCTCCCGCTGGGGACGACGCCTGGCCGTGGGCGGCTCCAGCCTGCTCTACGCGATCCCGTCCCTCGCGGTGTTCGTGATCCTGCCCGGGCTGATCGGCACGAGGATCCTGGACCCGCTGAACGTGGTCATCGCCCTGACGCTCTACGGCGCCGCCCTGCTGACCCGCAGCGCCTCCGAGGCGTTCGACGCCCTCGACCCCGACGTCCTGCACGCCGCCACCGCGCAGGGCCACAGCCCGTCGCAGCGGTTCTGGGGCGTCGAGCTGCCCCTGGCGGGGGAGTCCCTGCTGGCGGGCACGCGCGTGGTCAGCGCCTCCACGCTCTCCCTGGTGTCCGTGGGCGCGCTGATCGGCGTCCCCTCCCTGGGCACCCTGTTCACCGAGGGGTACGCCCGCGCGTTCCTCACGGAGATCCTCGTGGGCATCGCGGGCACCGTGCTGCTCGCCGTCCTCTTCGACGCCGCGCTCGTGGCCCTCGCCGCCGCCCTGATGCCGTGGACGCGGCGCGGACGCCGGACCGTTCCCGCCCCCGAGGACGCCCGGCACGACGCCGCCCTCACCGACGCCGTCACGGACCCCGTGACCGCCCCCGCCGAGGGGGTCACCCGATGA